In Cystobacter ferrugineus, the following proteins share a genomic window:
- a CDS encoding magnesium transporter, translating to MDAPGEAHFLLQGDRLSRDFVSVGVEDTVAQALEKMRAAPGSNEIFYCYACDPQGRLVGVVPIRKLIRAAPDEHIASLMFTRVVKLPVDAPDSLVEDFFVTYRFLAFPVVDAEGRIVGVVEVGNFVDAFSDTLFDEVEGRVRDEVFRFVGLPENEMKQTRPVRMALRRFPWLLVNIGGGFLAATVTRLFEQTVERLVVVAAFIPMVLVLSESLGVQTTAVSAAMIANQKVDAHQVRREVLGTSLAGMMAAGVVALLGSIYSPHLAFPFVLFIAITLSTSLAAGLGALLPFAFQRFRVDPHLASAPLVLAISDNITLLTYFTLVTRLLG from the coding sequence GTGGACGCTCCCGGTGAAGCGCACTTCCTCCTGCAAGGTGACCGGCTCTCCCGCGACTTCGTCTCGGTGGGCGTCGAGGACACCGTCGCCCAGGCGCTGGAGAAGATGCGCGCGGCGCCCGGCAGCAACGAGATCTTCTACTGCTACGCGTGCGATCCACAGGGCCGCCTGGTGGGCGTGGTGCCCATCCGCAAGCTCATCCGCGCGGCGCCCGACGAGCACATCGCCTCGCTCATGTTCACCCGTGTGGTGAAGCTGCCGGTGGACGCGCCGGACTCGCTCGTGGAGGACTTCTTCGTCACCTACCGCTTCCTGGCCTTCCCCGTGGTGGACGCCGAGGGCCGCATCGTCGGCGTGGTGGAGGTGGGCAACTTCGTCGACGCCTTCTCCGACACCCTCTTCGACGAGGTGGAGGGCCGCGTGCGCGACGAGGTGTTCCGCTTCGTCGGTCTGCCCGAGAACGAGATGAAGCAGACGCGCCCGGTGCGGATGGCCCTGCGGCGCTTTCCCTGGCTGCTCGTCAACATCGGCGGCGGATTCCTCGCGGCCACCGTGACCCGGCTCTTCGAGCAGACGGTGGAGCGGCTCGTCGTGGTGGCCGCCTTCATCCCCATGGTGCTCGTGCTCTCCGAGAGCCTGGGCGTGCAGACCACCGCCGTGTCCGCGGCGATGATCGCCAACCAGAAGGTGGACGCGCACCAGGTGCGCCGCGAGGTGCTCGGCACGAGCCTCGCCGGGATGATGGCCGCCGGGGTGGTGGCCCTGCTGGGCAGCATCTACTCTCCCCACCTCGCCTTCCCCTTCGTGCTCTTCATCGCCATCACCCTCTCCACCTCGCTCGCCGCGGGGCTGGGTGCCCTGCTGCCCTTCGCCTTCCAGCGCTTCCGGGTGGATCCGCACCTGGCCTCGGCCCCGCTGGTGCTCGCCATCTCCGACAACATCACCCTGTTGACGTACTTCACCCTCGTCACGCGCCTGCTCGGCTAG
- a CDS encoding NAD(P)H-quinone oxidoreductase, with protein sequence MQVLRITRPGGPEVLELEERPAPTPIGAELLVRVHATALNRADLLQLHGRYAAPPGVPADVAGLEYAGEVLAVGPQVRRFKVGDRVMGLVGGGAFSEQLVTHEREAMHVPTPLDFTQAAALPEAYLTAFDALVLQGGLRMGESVLIHAVASGVGSAAAQICRAMGARTIGTGRNAQKLARAAEWGVEKTVLCDTQPPRFAEAVKEATGGRGVDLALDLVGGDYLPETLRAMAPQGRVLLVGLVAGRRAEVDLEVVLTRRLHLTGTVLRSRPPEEKMALVQAAERSLLPLFHSKALTPVVDAIHPMKQAREAFTRMANNETVGKLVLQWE encoded by the coding sequence ATGCAGGTCCTTCGCATCACCCGTCCTGGCGGCCCCGAGGTGCTCGAGCTCGAGGAGCGCCCCGCCCCCACCCCCATCGGAGCGGAGCTGCTCGTGCGCGTGCACGCCACCGCGCTCAACCGCGCCGATCTGCTGCAGCTCCACGGCAGGTACGCCGCGCCGCCGGGAGTCCCCGCGGACGTGGCGGGCCTGGAGTACGCGGGCGAGGTGCTGGCCGTGGGCCCGCAGGTGCGCCGCTTCAAGGTGGGGGACCGGGTGATGGGGCTGGTGGGCGGCGGGGCCTTCTCCGAGCAGCTCGTCACCCACGAGCGCGAGGCCATGCACGTGCCCACCCCGCTCGACTTCACCCAGGCCGCGGCGCTACCCGAGGCGTACCTCACCGCCTTCGATGCGCTCGTGCTCCAGGGCGGCCTGCGCATGGGCGAGTCCGTGCTCATCCACGCCGTGGCCAGTGGCGTGGGCTCGGCGGCGGCGCAGATCTGCCGCGCCATGGGGGCACGGACGATCGGCACGGGGCGCAATGCCCAGAAGCTCGCGCGAGCCGCCGAGTGGGGCGTGGAGAAGACGGTGCTGTGTGATACCCAGCCCCCGCGCTTCGCGGAGGCCGTGAAGGAGGCCACGGGCGGGCGCGGCGTGGACCTGGCGTTGGATCTCGTGGGCGGGGACTACCTGCCGGAGACGCTGCGCGCCATGGCCCCCCAGGGCCGGGTGCTGCTGGTGGGACTCGTGGCGGGCCGGCGTGCGGAAGTGGACCTGGAGGTGGTCCTCACCCGCCGGCTGCACCTCACCGGCACGGTGCTGCGCAGCCGCCCGCCCGAGGAGAAGATGGCGCTCGTCCAGGCCGCCGAGCGCAGCCTGCTGCCCCTGTTCCACTCGAAGGCGCTCACCCCCGTGGTGGACGCCATCCATCCCATGAAACAGGCGCGCGAGGCCTTCACCCGCATGGCGAACAACGAAACAGTGGGCAAGCTCGTGCTCCAGTGGGAGTGA
- a CDS encoding aquaporin — protein MIAAKLALTTPTEGHVNRPRRLVVEALGCGLLVVALEGAHHGAEHLGVSVTDGRLFMSLAAGAVLACLTLVLRPFSGAHFNPALTFADALEDGTPWKDVPLYVLAQFSGGLAGRLIAHLMCGEPLLLTAPVPTATSAHFLTELVSTFGLLVVVRGCARNRPSATPFAVAAYVAATVWFTDSRSLANPALVLARAASSQTRFVHPLDVETLVVSQLLGAALAVCLFRWFQRPARASPPGPWTIICLSPQEGVAELAASLLNGLAAPARVQAIASSTHEEALGAYASALQATTLVLRLVPAGASPDAALLGEVWQLPPLELRAVLRGRLQRFLRERGWLRLYAVGDPFAPRPGDSR, from the coding sequence ATGATCGCAGCGAAACTGGCCCTCACGACCCCCACCGAGGGACATGTGAACAGACCCCGCCGCCTCGTGGTCGAGGCACTGGGCTGTGGACTGCTGGTGGTGGCGCTGGAGGGAGCCCACCATGGCGCCGAGCACCTGGGCGTGAGCGTCACGGACGGGAGGCTCTTCATGTCACTGGCGGCGGGCGCCGTGCTCGCGTGCCTCACGCTGGTGCTGCGGCCCTTCTCGGGCGCCCACTTCAACCCCGCCCTCACCTTCGCCGACGCGCTGGAGGATGGCACGCCCTGGAAGGACGTCCCCCTCTACGTGCTCGCCCAGTTCTCGGGAGGACTGGCGGGCCGGCTGATCGCCCACCTCATGTGTGGCGAGCCCCTGCTCCTCACCGCCCCCGTGCCCACCGCCACCTCGGCGCACTTCCTCACGGAGCTCGTCTCCACCTTCGGGCTGCTCGTCGTGGTGCGCGGGTGTGCGCGCAACCGCCCCTCCGCCACGCCCTTCGCGGTGGCCGCCTACGTGGCCGCCACCGTGTGGTTCACCGACTCGCGCTCCCTGGCCAACCCCGCCCTCGTCCTCGCGCGCGCGGCGAGCAGCCAGACCCGCTTCGTGCACCCGCTCGACGTGGAGACCCTCGTCGTCTCGCAACTGCTGGGCGCGGCGCTCGCGGTCTGCCTCTTCCGCTGGTTCCAGCGGCCCGCCCGCGCCTCGCCGCCCGGACCGTGGACGATCATCTGCCTGTCTCCCCAGGAGGGCGTCGCCGAGCTCGCGGCCTCCCTGCTCAACGGGCTCGCGGCCCCGGCGCGCGTGCAGGCCATCGCCTCGTCCACCCATGAAGAAGCCCTGGGGGCCTACGCCTCCGCGCTCCAGGCGACGACGCTCGTGCTGCGGCTCGTTCCAGCGGGGGCCTCGCCGGACGCGGCCCTCCTCGGAGAAGTCTGGCAACTGCCCCCGCTCGAGCTACGCGCGGTGCTGCGCGGACGGCTCCAGCGCTTCCTGCGCGAGCGCGGCTGGTTGCGCCTGTACGCCGTCGGAGACCCCTTCGCTCCGAGGCCCGGGGACAGCCGCTGA
- a CDS encoding DNA gyrase inhibitor YacG — translation MNVRECSICRKPVAPRAENPAFPFCSKRCRMVDLGRWLGEEYRVPDRQVDEQEDELPSDQHPDRTPGDA, via the coding sequence ATGAATGTTCGAGAGTGTTCCATCTGCCGGAAGCCGGTCGCTCCGCGTGCCGAGAACCCGGCGTTTCCGTTCTGCTCCAAGCGCTGCCGCATGGTGGACCTGGGGCGCTGGCTCGGCGAGGAGTACCGGGTCCCGGACCGGCAGGTGGACGAGCAGGAGGACGAGCTGCCGTCGGATCAGCATCCGGACCGGACCCCGGGAGACGCTTGA
- a CDS encoding lysylphosphatidylglycerol synthase transmembrane domain-containing protein encodes MKRAVKLVASLVVTLLFSWWAFRETNWESQLSSLKSANYAWVVPYFGILTLIHLARTLRWGCLLSGMERVPFGKLNEASGIGFMMLLVLPFRLGEFARPLLIAQRSSIRRSAAMTSVVLERITDGMFVAVMMRLLLFFVPTNVPGMRYVKLGANLMFAGFGGLLVFLLFALWHQERAVRLVRETVGRVVPGLADKMADVVDSFVGAMRQLPNRRQMAGFFLYTLLYWALNGAGMAVLSRAFGSMSLSLFQAYVLNCVLVVGVMIPAAPGMLGTFQAAIKVGLSLFLPASVVNSSGLAYANVLWLCQTLQQVGFGLLLMSVGHQSFKDIASKLNKEQQASSLPLA; translated from the coding sequence GTGAAACGTGCCGTGAAACTCGTCGCCAGTCTGGTCGTGACCCTGCTCTTCTCCTGGTGGGCCTTTCGGGAGACGAACTGGGAGTCACAGCTGTCCAGCCTGAAGTCGGCCAACTACGCATGGGTGGTGCCGTACTTCGGCATCCTGACGCTCATCCACCTGGCGCGCACCCTGCGCTGGGGCTGCCTGTTGTCGGGGATGGAGCGGGTGCCCTTCGGCAAGTTGAACGAGGCCTCGGGCATTGGCTTCATGATGCTGCTGGTGCTGCCCTTCCGGCTGGGTGAGTTCGCCCGGCCCCTGCTCATCGCCCAGCGCAGCTCCATCCGGCGCAGCGCGGCGATGACCTCGGTGGTGCTCGAGCGCATCACGGATGGCATGTTCGTGGCCGTGATGATGCGCCTGCTGCTCTTCTTCGTGCCGACGAACGTGCCCGGGATGCGCTACGTGAAGCTGGGTGCCAACCTGATGTTCGCGGGGTTCGGGGGCTTGCTCGTCTTCCTTCTGTTCGCGCTGTGGCACCAGGAGCGCGCGGTGCGGCTGGTCCGCGAGACGGTGGGCCGGGTGGTGCCGGGCCTCGCGGACAAGATGGCGGACGTGGTGGACTCGTTCGTGGGCGCCATGCGGCAGTTGCCCAACCGGCGCCAGATGGCGGGCTTCTTCCTCTACACGCTCCTGTATTGGGCGCTCAACGGCGCGGGCATGGCCGTGCTGTCGCGCGCGTTCGGCTCCATGAGCCTGTCGCTCTTCCAGGCCTACGTGCTCAACTGCGTGCTGGTGGTGGGGGTGATGATTCCCGCCGCGCCCGGCATGCTCGGCACCTTCCAGGCCGCCATCAAGGTGGGCCTGTCGCTGTTCCTCCCCGCCTCGGTGGTCAACAGCAGCGGGCTGGCGTATGCGAACGTGCTGTGGCTGTGCCAGACGCTGCAGCAGGTGGGCTTCGGTCTCCTGCTGATGTCCGTGGGCCACCAGTCCTTCAAGGACATCGCCAGCAAGCTGAACAAGGAGCAGCAGGCCTCCTCGCTGCCCTTGGCCTGA